The following are encoded together in the Geobacter sulfurreducens PCA genome:
- the argJ gene encoding bifunctional glutamate N-acetyltransferase/amino-acid acetyltransferase ArgJ, with translation MNVKGFRFSAVEAAIKKPGRLDLALICSDAPAAVAAVYTTNKVKAAPVLLDMERTTSGTCRAVVVNSGNANACTGDRGMEDARETTSLVAERIGASEHEVLVCSTGVIGVPLPMERIRGGIPSLVAGLGSATLDQIAAAIMTTDTFPKLEARTGTAGGVGYTIAGIAKGAGMIMPNMATMLAFVVTDAAVDPQWLDRVFRRANDTSFNAITVDGDMSTNDTAIIMANGAAGNPVLSEGSEGAAEFAVLLEEVLLSLAKLIVKDGEGATKFVEVTVKGARSDADAKRAAMAVANSCLVKTAFFGQDANWGRIFAAVGYSGADVEPDRAELFFDDVRMVQGGVFAGGDAEARGTGVLRKKEFTVTVDLHLGDGRATVYTSDLSYDYVKINADYRT, from the coding sequence ATGAATGTCAAGGGATTTCGGTTCTCGGCCGTTGAAGCGGCCATTAAGAAGCCGGGCCGTCTGGACTTGGCCCTCATCTGCTCGGACGCGCCCGCTGCAGTTGCCGCGGTTTACACCACCAACAAGGTGAAGGCAGCGCCGGTGCTTCTGGACATGGAGCGAACCACGAGCGGCACCTGCCGCGCGGTGGTGGTCAACAGCGGCAACGCCAATGCCTGCACCGGAGACCGGGGGATGGAGGACGCGCGGGAAACCACCAGCCTCGTGGCCGAACGGATTGGTGCATCTGAGCACGAGGTGCTCGTATGCTCTACCGGCGTGATCGGCGTGCCGCTCCCCATGGAGCGGATCAGGGGAGGGATTCCTTCCCTCGTGGCCGGGCTGGGTTCAGCGACCCTCGATCAGATCGCCGCGGCCATCATGACAACCGACACCTTCCCGAAACTGGAGGCGCGTACCGGGACTGCGGGAGGCGTCGGGTACACCATCGCCGGTATCGCCAAGGGCGCCGGCATGATCATGCCGAACATGGCCACCATGCTCGCCTTTGTCGTCACCGATGCCGCAGTGGACCCCCAGTGGCTCGACCGGGTTTTCCGCCGCGCCAACGATACCTCTTTCAATGCCATCACCGTGGACGGCGACATGTCCACCAACGATACCGCCATCATTATGGCCAACGGAGCAGCCGGCAACCCGGTTCTGTCCGAGGGGAGCGAGGGCGCCGCGGAATTTGCTGTTCTTTTGGAGGAGGTGCTCCTCTCTCTGGCCAAGCTGATCGTCAAGGATGGAGAAGGGGCCACCAAGTTTGTGGAAGTAACCGTGAAGGGTGCCCGCTCCGATGCCGACGCCAAGCGGGCCGCCATGGCCGTCGCCAATTCATGCCTGGTGAAGACCGCCTTTTTCGGGCAGGATGCCAACTGGGGGCGGATTTTCGCGGCGGTGGGCTACTCCGGCGCGGACGTGGAACCGGACCGTGCCGAGCTGTTTTTCGACGATGTCAGGATGGTACAGGGTGGTGTTTTCGCAGGCGGCGACGCTGAGGCGCGGGGTACCGGGGTATTGCGGAAGAAGGAGTTCACCGTTACTGTAGACCTGCATCTGGGCGACGGACGGGCAACGGTTTACACCTCGGACCTGTCCTACGACTACGTCAAGATCAACGCCGATTACCGTACCTGA
- a CDS encoding serine hydrolase domain-containing protein, giving the protein MLSRKILVIALILFGSLTVFAGDSPYAPPAGGEAIGRLMERAMHDGLVAGGIVLVGNRHGTIYEHVFGKQSSLPDSPPVTSSTIFDIASLTKVIATTPAVMRLAEEGRLSLVDPLVRWFPEFAGHGKDDVLVVHLLTHTSGLDDFSLSSADPLQSAISGVAAQKLKGEPGNRFRYADINFILLGELVRRVTGSTLDRYAADAFLRPLGMKDTAFLPGPAIAERCAATLDGSGGPHFGTVQDPLARLLGGVAGHAGLFGTASDLALFCRMILGEGELNGRRVLEERTVRQMTAPYFSRGGKVTRGLGWDMASPFSSPRGEGFSEESFGHTGYSGGSIWIDPRTDTYVIFLSVRLDHRHTKAFSQLRSDLSTLAFRMLFPDLRELVETASYGPVTSR; this is encoded by the coding sequence ATGTTGTCCCGAAAGATACTTGTCATAGCCCTGATACTTTTCGGTTCGCTGACGGTTTTTGCCGGTGATTCACCGTATGCACCGCCGGCGGGCGGAGAAGCCATCGGGCGGTTGATGGAAAGGGCCATGCATGACGGTCTGGTAGCGGGCGGGATCGTGCTCGTGGGGAACCGTCACGGCACGATCTACGAGCACGTCTTCGGCAAGCAGTCGTCCCTGCCCGATTCCCCACCGGTAACATCTTCCACTATTTTCGACATCGCTTCCCTCACCAAGGTCATCGCAACGACCCCTGCAGTCATGAGGCTGGCGGAGGAGGGTCGACTCTCCTTGGTCGATCCCCTGGTACGCTGGTTCCCCGAATTTGCAGGACACGGCAAGGACGATGTCCTTGTGGTGCACCTGTTGACCCACACCTCCGGTCTCGACGATTTCTCCCTGTCATCTGCCGATCCCCTGCAAAGCGCCATCAGCGGGGTGGCCGCCCAGAAGTTGAAAGGCGAGCCGGGCAACCGGTTCAGGTATGCCGATATCAACTTCATCCTGCTGGGCGAGCTGGTCCGGCGCGTTACCGGCAGTACTCTTGACCGCTATGCGGCGGATGCCTTTCTCCGCCCCTTGGGCATGAAGGACACCGCATTCCTGCCCGGCCCCGCAATTGCTGAGCGGTGCGCCGCCACCCTGGACGGCTCGGGGGGCCCCCACTTCGGCACGGTGCAAGACCCCCTGGCGCGTCTCCTGGGAGGCGTTGCCGGACATGCGGGCCTCTTTGGTACGGCGAGCGATTTGGCACTCTTCTGCCGGATGATCCTCGGCGAAGGTGAGCTCAACGGCCGGCGCGTTCTGGAGGAGCGAACGGTGCGCCAGATGACGGCCCCCTATTTTTCCCGCGGGGGCAAGGTGACGCGGGGGCTCGGCTGGGACATGGCATCCCCGTTTTCATCGCCCCGGGGAGAGGGATTTTCCGAGGAATCGTTCGGCCACACCGGCTACTCGGGCGGATCGATCTGGATCGATCCGCGGACGGATACTTACGTGATCTTTCTCTCGGTCCGCCTTGATCATCGCCATACGAAGGCCTTCAGCCAGCTGCGGAGCGATCTGTCGACACTGGCCTTCCGGATGCTCTTTCCGGACCTTCGGGAGCTGGTGGAAACGGCATCCTACGGCCCTGTTACGAGCCGGTAA
- a CDS encoding valine--tRNA ligase → MAEKELAKVYEPTAVERKWYETWEQEGYFRANPDSGKPSYSIVIPPPNVTGALHMGHALNNTLQDILCRWKRMNGYEVLWMPGTDHAGIATQNVVERQLAGEGTSRHELGREAFIERVWKWKAESGGQIIGQLKRLGASCDWGRERFTMDEGLSRAVREVFVRLYEEGLIYRDNRLINWCPRCHTALSDIEVEHEDKAGNLWHIRYPVVGEPGRFVVVATTRPETMLGDTAVAVHPEDERYADLVGKKVLLPLVNREIPVVADGYVDREFGTGVVKITPAHDFNDFEVGRRHNLDLLNVFDESAVVNSAGHQYEGMERFAARKRVVEDLEALGLLEKIDDHAHAVGGCYRCKTVVEPYLSLQWYVKVGPLAERALAAVKDGRTRIVPQQWENTYYDWMENIKDWCISRQIWWGHRIPAWYCDHCGETTVAKIDPTVCAACGSDEIRQETDVLDTWFSSALWPFSTMGWPDRTPELAAFYPTSCLVTGFDILFFWVARMMMMGLHFMNEVPFSDVYIHALVRDAQGQKMSKSKGNVIDPLVVIDQYGTDAFRFTLAAFAAQGRDIKLAEERIAGYRNFVNKIWNASRFALMNLEGFEPDTVDPATLDLSNADRWILHRLNSAAAETAEALEAYRFNDAAGTLYRFTWSEFCDWYIELAKDDLYRGDDARKETARYVLWLVLENLLRLLHPFMPFITEEIWQTLPGARPAPSIMVAGYPRSVPERDFPDGAAEMELVMEVIRGIRNIRGEMDVAPSREIAAILSCGSAESLHLLKRNEVYVMSLARLSDLAIGQQLERPADAAIQVAGDVEIAVPLKGLVNVEEEEKRLLKEIGKLDKEIEMFGRKLENPSFVERAPADVVAKEREKLAEVTQKKDVLLASLEKIRKLA, encoded by the coding sequence ATGGCAGAAAAAGAGCTGGCAAAGGTTTACGAGCCCACGGCCGTTGAACGGAAATGGTATGAAACCTGGGAGCAGGAAGGCTATTTCCGGGCAAACCCGGACAGCGGCAAGCCCTCCTACAGCATCGTCATCCCGCCGCCCAACGTCACCGGCGCCCTTCATATGGGGCACGCCCTGAACAATACGCTCCAGGACATCCTCTGCCGCTGGAAGCGGATGAACGGCTACGAGGTTCTCTGGATGCCCGGCACCGACCATGCGGGCATCGCTACCCAGAACGTGGTGGAACGCCAGTTGGCGGGCGAGGGGACGAGCCGTCACGAACTGGGGCGCGAGGCATTCATCGAACGGGTCTGGAAATGGAAGGCCGAGTCCGGCGGCCAGATCATCGGCCAGTTGAAGCGGCTCGGCGCATCCTGCGACTGGGGGCGCGAGCGCTTCACTATGGACGAAGGGCTTTCCCGCGCCGTGCGCGAGGTTTTTGTCCGTCTCTACGAAGAAGGGCTGATCTACCGGGACAACCGTCTCATCAACTGGTGTCCCCGCTGCCACACGGCCCTGTCTGACATCGAGGTGGAGCACGAGGACAAGGCGGGGAATCTCTGGCACATCCGCTATCCCGTGGTTGGCGAGCCCGGCCGCTTCGTGGTGGTGGCCACGACCCGTCCCGAAACCATGCTCGGCGATACCGCCGTGGCGGTTCACCCCGAAGACGAGCGCTATGCCGACCTTGTCGGCAAAAAGGTGCTGCTCCCCCTCGTGAACCGGGAGATCCCGGTAGTGGCCGACGGGTACGTGGACCGGGAGTTTGGTACCGGCGTGGTGAAGATCACCCCTGCCCACGATTTCAACGACTTCGAGGTGGGGCGCCGTCACAACCTGGATCTGCTCAATGTATTCGACGAATCGGCCGTGGTGAACTCGGCCGGGCACCAGTACGAGGGGATGGAGCGTTTCGCTGCCAGAAAGAGGGTGGTGGAAGACCTGGAAGCGCTGGGACTTCTGGAGAAGATCGACGATCACGCCCACGCGGTCGGTGGCTGCTACCGCTGCAAGACGGTGGTGGAGCCGTACCTGTCCCTCCAGTGGTACGTGAAGGTCGGTCCCCTGGCCGAACGGGCTCTTGCCGCGGTGAAGGACGGGCGGACCCGGATCGTTCCCCAGCAGTGGGAGAACACCTATTACGACTGGATGGAGAATATCAAGGACTGGTGCATCTCGCGCCAGATCTGGTGGGGACACCGGATTCCGGCCTGGTATTGCGACCACTGCGGCGAAACCACGGTGGCCAAAATTGATCCGACAGTCTGCGCCGCGTGCGGCAGCGACGAGATCCGTCAGGAAACCGACGTACTCGACACCTGGTTCTCCTCTGCCCTGTGGCCCTTTTCGACCATGGGCTGGCCTGACCGGACGCCGGAACTTGCGGCGTTCTATCCCACCTCATGTCTGGTGACGGGTTTCGACATTCTCTTCTTCTGGGTGGCGCGGATGATGATGATGGGGCTCCACTTTATGAACGAGGTGCCCTTCAGCGACGTGTACATCCATGCCTTGGTGCGCGATGCCCAGGGCCAGAAGATGAGCAAGTCGAAGGGAAATGTCATTGATCCCCTGGTGGTCATTGACCAGTACGGCACCGACGCCTTCCGGTTCACCCTGGCGGCCTTTGCCGCCCAGGGGCGCGACATCAAGCTGGCCGAGGAGCGGATTGCCGGCTACCGGAATTTCGTGAACAAGATCTGGAACGCCTCCCGGTTCGCTCTCATGAACCTGGAGGGATTCGAGCCCGATACGGTGGACCCGGCAACACTCGACCTGTCCAATGCGGATCGCTGGATCCTGCACCGGCTCAACTCTGCCGCCGCCGAAACCGCCGAGGCGCTGGAGGCATACCGCTTCAACGATGCGGCAGGGACCCTCTACCGGTTCACCTGGAGCGAATTCTGCGACTGGTACATTGAGCTGGCAAAGGACGATCTCTACCGGGGCGACGATGCACGCAAGGAGACGGCGCGGTATGTCCTTTGGCTCGTGCTGGAAAACCTCCTGCGGCTGCTGCATCCCTTCATGCCTTTCATTACCGAAGAGATATGGCAAACGCTGCCGGGCGCGCGTCCCGCGCCGAGCATCATGGTGGCCGGCTATCCGCGTTCCGTGCCCGAGCGTGATTTCCCCGACGGTGCGGCAGAGATGGAACTGGTCATGGAGGTGATCCGCGGCATCCGGAACATTCGGGGCGAGATGGATGTGGCTCCGTCACGGGAGATAGCCGCCATCCTTTCCTGCGGTTCCGCCGAGAGCCTGCACCTGCTCAAACGCAACGAGGTCTACGTCATGAGTCTCGCTCGCCTTTCCGATCTGGCCATCGGGCAGCAGCTCGAACGGCCTGCCGACGCAGCGATCCAGGTGGCTGGAGACGTGGAGATCGCGGTTCCTCTCAAAGGCCTCGTCAACGTTGAGGAGGAAGAGAAGCGTCTCCTGAAGGAGATTGGCAAGCTCGACAAGGAGATCGAGATGTTCGGCCGCAAGCTTGAGAACCCCTCCTTTGTGGAGCGGGCGCCGGCGGACGTGGTGGCCAAGGAGCGGGAAAAGCTGGCCGAGGTGACGCAGAAGAAGGATGTTCTCCTGGCAAGCCTCGAAAAAATACGAAAACTGGCCTGA
- a CDS encoding phenylacetate--CoA ligase: MLTRFPAHYSSPAELERLQLDGLRWTVNHAWRNSPFYRSRLELAGVTPDDIASLADIAKLPFTSADDLRDGYPFPLRAASHEQLVRIHSSSGTTGKRKILCYTQKDVDDWADMFCRCYEMAGVTREDRVQICVGYGLWTAGAGFQLGCERYGALAVPVGPGNLDIQTTFLVDLQSTVVCCTASMGLLLAEEVQRRNLRDKIAVRKVILGAERSSEAILAKIRECLGAESVHDITGLTEVYGPGTGLSCGVPGADGSIHYWADYYLLEILDPETLQPVQPGEVGEMVFTTLCKEGGPLIRYRSRDLTRLVPGDCPCGCVLPRHDRILGRSDDVVIFRGVNIYPGQIDEILDRIDGLGSEFQVVLDRGADGRDYMTIRVERAEDAAPTADALLSKAIVSGVKHSLMVSCEVDLLPYGELPRSERKTRRMFDNRAY, translated from the coding sequence ATGCTGACCCGCTTTCCCGCCCACTACTCATCTCCCGCGGAGCTTGAACGGCTCCAGCTCGACGGCCTGCGCTGGACCGTGAACCACGCCTGGCGCAACTCGCCCTTTTACCGCAGCCGGCTCGAACTGGCGGGCGTGACGCCCGACGACATCGCGAGCCTCGCGGATATTGCGAAGCTTCCCTTTACCTCTGCCGACGATCTGCGTGACGGCTATCCCTTCCCCCTTCGTGCGGCCTCCCATGAGCAGCTCGTCCGGATTCACTCATCCTCGGGGACAACAGGGAAGCGGAAAATCCTTTGCTACACCCAGAAAGATGTGGATGACTGGGCCGACATGTTTTGCCGTTGCTACGAGATGGCCGGCGTCACCCGTGAAGACCGGGTGCAGATCTGCGTCGGGTATGGCCTCTGGACCGCCGGAGCGGGTTTTCAGCTGGGATGCGAGCGGTACGGTGCCCTGGCAGTGCCCGTGGGGCCGGGAAACCTCGATATCCAGACCACTTTCCTGGTGGATCTCCAGTCGACGGTGGTCTGCTGCACCGCCTCCATGGGGCTGCTCCTGGCCGAAGAGGTCCAGCGGCGCAATCTGCGCGACAAGATCGCCGTGCGCAAGGTGATCCTCGGTGCCGAACGTTCAAGCGAGGCGATTCTTGCCAAGATCCGCGAATGCCTCGGTGCCGAATCGGTTCACGACATCACCGGCCTCACCGAGGTGTACGGTCCGGGCACGGGGCTTTCCTGCGGAGTGCCGGGCGCAGATGGCTCCATTCACTACTGGGCCGACTACTATCTCCTTGAAATCCTCGACCCGGAAACACTCCAGCCGGTGCAGCCAGGGGAGGTGGGGGAGATGGTCTTCACTACGCTCTGCAAGGAGGGGGGACCGCTCATCCGCTATCGCTCCCGGGATCTGACCCGCCTCGTGCCGGGCGATTGCCCCTGTGGCTGCGTTCTTCCCCGTCACGACCGGATACTCGGGCGTTCCGACGATGTGGTGATTTTCCGGGGGGTCAACATCTATCCCGGACAGATTGATGAGATTCTCGACCGGATCGACGGGCTCGGCAGTGAATTCCAGGTGGTTCTGGACCGGGGTGCCGATGGTCGCGACTACATGACCATCCGGGTGGAGCGGGCCGAAGATGCTGCGCCCACAGCGGATGCCCTCCTCAGCAAGGCGATCGTGTCGGGTGTGAAGCATTCCCTGATGGTCTCCTGCGAGGTGGATCTCCTCCCCTACGGCGAGCTCCCCCGATCCGAGCGCAAGACCCGCCGCATGTTCGACAACCGCGCCTACTGA
- a CDS encoding response regulator — translation MGNRLLLADDSITIQKVVGIIFANEDFELTVVDNGDAALEKARESRPDVMLIDALMPGSNGYEVCAAVRQDPALKNTPLLLMTGAFEPFDEDRARQCGADDFISKPFESQQLVDKVKELLALGGSRAVTGAGAAPDFAAEIPAAVFEVEPESFVSSPEPSAVFEPATPEPFPVFESEPLAEPAGEAAAQAVTFEAEGTVPADDLWGAFELEEEVAGEVEVGEMVPGDEAMGEVFDAAAFAAAPAASADSGTFGVPVEEFTFTEEPAFGTVEETISFGAVAEPESFAFEPEPTAGVQAAEAFAAEPAAGFEFGGTAVPEQFVVEQQFAPDEEYVSAVPPAASTSVAPVVEPVAPGSGTITLTEEQLAAAISRISREVIERIAWEVVPELAETIIKEEIRKIKEGL, via the coding sequence ATGGGCAACAGGCTGCTCCTCGCCGACGACAGCATCACCATTCAGAAGGTCGTGGGAATCATCTTCGCCAACGAAGATTTTGAGCTGACCGTTGTCGACAACGGCGACGCCGCGCTGGAAAAAGCCCGTGAAAGCAGACCCGATGTGATGCTTATCGACGCCCTCATGCCCGGCTCCAATGGCTATGAGGTGTGCGCCGCCGTCCGGCAAGACCCCGCCCTGAAGAACACGCCTCTCCTGCTCATGACCGGCGCCTTCGAGCCCTTTGACGAGGACCGGGCCCGGCAGTGCGGCGCGGACGACTTTATCTCAAAACCCTTTGAATCCCAGCAGCTTGTCGACAAAGTCAAGGAGCTTCTGGCTCTGGGAGGCTCACGTGCGGTAACGGGCGCAGGCGCTGCACCGGATTTTGCCGCAGAAATTCCTGCCGCCGTCTTCGAGGTGGAGCCGGAGTCGTTCGTTTCTTCCCCCGAGCCGTCAGCCGTCTTCGAGCCGGCCACACCCGAGCCGTTTCCGGTGTTCGAGTCGGAGCCCCTGGCTGAACCCGCTGGAGAGGCTGCGGCGCAGGCAGTGACATTCGAAGCTGAAGGGACCGTTCCCGCCGATGATCTGTGGGGAGCCTTCGAGCTTGAGGAGGAAGTTGCTGGCGAGGTTGAAGTCGGTGAGATGGTGCCCGGAGACGAGGCAATGGGAGAGGTGTTCGATGCCGCGGCCTTTGCTGCAGCGCCTGCCGCCTCTGCCGATTCAGGCACGTTCGGTGTGCCTGTGGAAGAATTCACCTTCACCGAAGAACCCGCGTTCGGTACAGTCGAGGAGACGATAAGCTTCGGCGCGGTGGCCGAACCCGAGTCCTTTGCCTTTGAACCCGAGCCGACGGCCGGTGTTCAGGCTGCCGAGGCCTTTGCAGCGGAACCGGCGGCTGGCTTTGAGTTCGGCGGGACTGCCGTACCGGAGCAGTTTGTCGTGGAACAGCAGTTCGCCCCTGATGAAGAATATGTCTCCGCCGTCCCTCCGGCTGCTTCCACGTCAGTGGCGCCGGTTGTCGAGCCGGTTGCCCCGGGCTCGGGGACCATCACCCTCACCGAAGAACAACTGGCTGCCGCCATTTCCCGTATCTCCCGCGAAGTAATCGAGCGGATCGCTTGGGAAGTGGTGCCCGAACTGGCGGAAACGATCATCAAGGAAGAGATCCGCAAGATCAAGGAAGGACTCTAG
- a CDS encoding DUF2914 domain-containing protein, giving the protein MLRLVVLLVALVACGMIVGSPVRAADLKITEMAVTTKISRNNPIDAVRRISHRSVKALYCFTRIVNPGAQETVIRHVWYKDGTMASEQELTVKGEKWRTWSKKPVDAESVGSWRVEAVDSTGKVLKAVEFKVH; this is encoded by the coding sequence ATGCTGAGACTGGTCGTCCTGCTCGTTGCGCTAGTTGCGTGCGGCATGATCGTTGGCTCGCCCGTTCGGGCGGCCGATCTCAAGATCACCGAAATGGCGGTAACCACAAAGATCTCCCGCAACAACCCCATCGATGCGGTACGTCGAATCTCGCACCGGTCGGTGAAAGCCCTCTACTGCTTTACCCGGATCGTCAACCCCGGCGCCCAGGAAACGGTCATTCGCCATGTCTGGTACAAGGACGGCACAATGGCCAGCGAGCAGGAGCTTACGGTGAAGGGCGAGAAATGGCGTACCTGGAGCAAAAAACCCGTTGACGCCGAATCGGTTGGCTCCTGGCGCGTCGAGGCGGTGGATTCGACCGGGAAGGTTCTCAAGGCGGTGGAATTCAAGGTGCACTGA
- the secA gene encoding preprotein translocase subunit SecA — translation MFGAIIKKIVGSKNERELKRMWPVVEKINGLESQVAGLTDDQLREKTFEFKERIARGESLESLLPEAFAVCREGGKRALGMRHFDVQLIGGMVLHQGKIAEMKTGEGKTLVATLPAYLNALTGRGVHVVTVNDYLARRDSEWMGRLYRFLGLTVGVIVHGIDDDERRAAYAADITYGTNNEFGFDYLRDNMKFALEDYVQRPFFFSIVDEVDSILIDEARTPLIISGPTEDSTDKYYIIDRIIPHLKKGEVKEVEANTLSGKRKVYTGDFTVDEKARSSSLTEEGVAKVEKLLKIDNLYDPRHMEILHHVNQALRAHALFRRDVDYVVKDGEVIIVDEFTGRLMPGRRWSDGLHQAIEAKEGVEIENENQTLATITFQNYFRMYEKLSGMTGTADTEAEEFHKIYKLEVTVIPTNRPLLRPDFPDVIYKTEREKFNAVIEEIKGCHEKGQPTLVGTISIEKSEVLAEILRKQGIPHNVLNAKQHEREAEIVAQAGRKGMVTIATNMAGRGTDILLGGNPEGLAKQWRRANPDAPEEEYEKVLAEYRTLCAREHDEVVALGGLHIIGTERHESRRIDNQLRGRSGRQGDPGSSRFYLSLEDDLLRIFGSERVSKIMDFLKIEEGEAITHGMITKAIENAQKKVEAHNFEIRKHLIEYDDVMNKQREVIYTQRREILAGQDIRRHFTQMMDDTIEEISSFAIEKVSAHEWDWQSIGEGILKTYGFQIDIPPQTMDRLSPESFRTLLKEKVHEAFDAKVAAFGDELMDHLIKVIMLQTIDAQWKDHLLSIDHLKEGIGLRGYGQKDPKQEYKKEAYQLFMDMMARIAAETVEKIFWVQIAHEEDVERMEEEQQKQARKKMVFNLVDEDETSEPSKSKKLAGRNEPCPCGSGKKYKKCCGK, via the coding sequence ATGTTTGGAGCCATCATAAAGAAGATCGTCGGCAGCAAGAACGAGCGTGAACTCAAGCGCATGTGGCCGGTGGTGGAGAAGATCAACGGCCTTGAGTCACAGGTGGCGGGCCTGACCGACGATCAGCTCAGGGAGAAGACGTTCGAGTTCAAGGAGCGGATTGCCCGGGGCGAAAGTCTTGAGTCCCTGCTGCCCGAGGCCTTCGCCGTGTGCCGGGAAGGGGGCAAGCGGGCTCTCGGCATGCGTCACTTCGACGTGCAGCTTATCGGCGGCATGGTGCTCCACCAGGGGAAGATCGCCGAGATGAAGACCGGCGAGGGGAAGACACTGGTGGCGACCTTGCCGGCATACCTGAACGCCCTCACCGGCCGCGGGGTACACGTGGTCACGGTCAACGACTATCTGGCCCGGCGGGACTCCGAGTGGATGGGGCGTCTCTACCGCTTCCTGGGACTCACCGTGGGGGTCATCGTCCACGGCATCGATGATGACGAACGTCGCGCAGCTTACGCCGCGGACATCACCTACGGCACCAACAACGAGTTCGGCTTCGATTACCTGCGGGACAACATGAAGTTCGCCCTGGAGGATTACGTTCAACGCCCCTTCTTCTTCTCGATCGTGGACGAGGTGGACTCCATCCTCATCGACGAGGCCCGGACGCCCCTCATTATCTCCGGTCCCACCGAGGACTCCACCGACAAGTACTACATCATCGACCGGATCATCCCCCACCTGAAAAAGGGGGAGGTCAAAGAGGTGGAGGCGAACACCCTGTCGGGCAAGCGCAAGGTCTACACCGGCGACTTCACTGTCGACGAGAAGGCCCGCTCTTCCTCTCTCACCGAAGAAGGGGTCGCCAAGGTCGAGAAGCTGCTCAAGATCGACAACCTCTACGACCCCCGCCACATGGAGATCCTCCACCATGTGAACCAGGCGCTCCGGGCCCATGCCCTGTTCCGGCGCGACGTGGACTATGTGGTCAAGGACGGCGAGGTCATCATCGTCGACGAGTTCACCGGCCGCCTCATGCCGGGCCGCCGCTGGTCCGACGGACTCCACCAGGCCATCGAGGCCAAGGAAGGGGTGGAGATCGAGAACGAGAACCAGACGCTCGCCACCATCACCTTCCAGAACTATTTCCGCATGTACGAAAAGCTCTCCGGCATGACCGGCACCGCCGACACGGAAGCCGAGGAGTTTCACAAGATCTACAAGCTGGAAGTGACGGTCATCCCCACTAACCGTCCCCTGCTGCGCCCGGACTTCCCGGACGTCATCTACAAGACCGAGCGGGAGAAGTTCAACGCCGTCATTGAGGAAATCAAGGGGTGCCACGAGAAGGGGCAGCCCACCCTGGTGGGAACCATCTCCATCGAGAAATCCGAGGTACTGGCGGAGATCCTCAGGAAACAGGGGATTCCCCACAACGTGCTCAACGCCAAGCAGCACGAGCGGGAGGCCGAGATCGTGGCCCAGGCCGGCCGCAAGGGAATGGTGACCATCGCCACCAACATGGCGGGCCGCGGTACCGACATTCTGCTGGGCGGTAACCCCGAAGGTCTCGCCAAACAGTGGCGTCGGGCCAATCCCGATGCCCCAGAGGAAGAGTACGAAAAGGTGCTGGCCGAGTACCGCACCCTCTGCGCCAGGGAGCACGACGAAGTGGTGGCCCTGGGCGGTCTCCACATCATCGGCACCGAGCGCCACGAGTCCCGGCGGATCGATAACCAGCTCCGGGGCCGGTCGGGACGCCAGGGGGATCCGGGCTCATCCCGCTTCTATCTTTCTCTCGAGGACGACCTCCTGCGGATCTTCGGCTCAGAGCGGGTTTCCAAGATAATGGACTTCCTCAAGATCGAAGAGGGAGAGGCCATCACCCACGGCATGATCACCAAGGCCATCGAGAATGCCCAGAAGAAGGTGGAGGCCCACAACTTCGAGATTCGGAAGCACCTGATCGAGTACGACGATGTCATGAACAAGCAGCGCGAGGTGATCTATACCCAGCGTCGCGAGATCCTGGCCGGCCAGGACATCCGTCGTCACTTCACCCAGATGATGGACGATACCATTGAGGAAATCTCCTCCTTTGCCATAGAAAAGGTGTCGGCCCATGAATGGGACTGGCAGTCGATCGGCGAAGGGATTCTGAAGACCTACGGCTTCCAGATCGACATACCGCCCCAGACCATGGACCGGCTCTCCCCCGAGAGTTTCCGCACCCTGCTCAAGGAGAAGGTCCACGAGGCCTTTGATGCCAAGGTGGCGGCCTTTGGCGACGAACTGATGGACCACCTCATCAAGGTGATCATGCTCCAGACCATCGATGCCCAGTGGAAGGATCATCTCCTCTCCATCGACCACCTCAAGGAGGGGATCGGGCTGCGGGGCTACGGCCAGAAGGATCCGAAGCAGGAGTACAAGAAGGAAGCCTACCAGCTGTTCATGGACATGATGGCCCGCATCGCCGCCGAGACCGTGGAAAAGATATTCTGGGTCCAGATTGCCCACGAGGAAGATGTCGAACGGATGGAAGAGGAGCAGCAGAAGCAGGCCCGGAAAAAAATGGTTTTCAACCTGGTCGACGAGGATGAAACCTCGGAGCCGTCCAAGTCCAAGAAGCTTGCCGGGCGCAACGAGCCCTGCCCCTGCGGTAGCGGCAAGAAGTACAAGAAGTGCTGCGGAAAATGA